TTACTTCCTTGTTTGTGTTCTTAAAGTAATAACCCCTATTGTTCGGATAGAAGTACATAAACTCAAATCCCTCGCGCTTTAGCAAATCTTTGAATTCATTGGTCAAATACTCCATACCTCCATGTCTGTATACCCCTAGCTTGTAATCTGTATAGAAGTACAGATATCCTGATACCACAAGCTTCTCCGGATCCGGAGACTTACTGATATTATCGAAGAAATATCCTCTGGCATAGAATGGATCATCCACAAAGAAGAGTGGTAAACGGTACAATTTAGAAAACTCTTCATCGTACTTACCCCCATGGGCGTTTTCCCAGGCTTCGACATCTTGGACTGTAGCCTCGCCAAATCGTAGTATTCCGGTCTCTAAATCAGTAAGAGTCGGCATCGGAGCCGGTTGTTCTACTATAGGCCGACAGAATATGACTGATACATCTTTCTGCAGATCTTTGTCATGGATCGCATATATCGACATGTCGATCTTCTTTTCCTTATGGATATATACGAGTATACCTTTGGTACGACCATCCATAGGAGTAATACGCTCAAATCCTTGACTTACGAGAAAATCATGGTATTCATTGGTATAAGGGATATTCCTGTCACCTATAAGGGTAGTGGCTTGTAACTTATCAGTACCATAGTTTTCAAACTCGTATGTTATGAACTGGAAAGACTTGCTCACACTCAGGAAGGTATAGCCCCTATCTCCGACATCAGGATTGGGGGTACCTGCCAATTTACTCTTACGAGCAAGCTCTCTCTTCTGTATATTATCAAAACTCATACCCCAGTCCGAAAAGGGCAGGTAGAAGTTTAGTTGACCATCTTGTTTGACTTTGATTGTAGTATTTTGACCACCTGCTGAGACAATGATGTCAGCAGTACGAGCATTTGTAGTCTCATTCGCCTTGACCTTTACGACAAGTTCTGCTACTCGAGGACGAGCGACAACTTTTATCCACTCTTCTGATGGTTGCTGCACGACCCAATCGGTGGCATTGGATTTGATTATGAGCCTCATCTGTCCCTCCTCCTCTCCAAAAGCAACCACTGCGGGATCTGTTTCTACTACTAATGTGGGGTAGCCAGCCTGTTCTATCTGCAGAGTCCTTTTGATACCCGAGGAGACGACCAATATTTGAGCTTTGCGTACATTAAGGGTTTCATTGGATTTTGCATTGATCACGAGATAGTCGCCGGCATGCTTAGCCTCCAGCCAGTCAGCATTACTTGTGGCTGCCCACTGCCCCTGACTTGAATTCACAGCGATAATCCTTTCGCTGGTGCCAGACTCCAGTTGTATCACTTCATCGGCGTCAATCTTGAGCCAAGAAGAAGTGTCAATACTGTCTTTCTGACATGAGGATATGAGTAATAAAAGACTCAATATCCCTGAAAAGAATACAGATGTTTTCATTTCATAGATGTGATTTTAGTGTTGAAATAGAAAATATAATTAATATCAAATACAATATACCCATGATACCGAGATGAGAAAGCCCAAGGATTATCCTGAGCAGCACTTTTTCCCCGGATATTATTCAAATTTTAGGTCAATTCTTTTAGCTTACGATCAGACATACTTCCAGGGTTGGAGGATATTTTCTGATAAGTAAATAGTGGTGTTTCATATAAGACTTGCTTATATGGTAGCAAGAGCCGGCGCAAAGGTGTTAAAAATATTTTGACTCTCCAAGGTCAATTTGTTAAAACTCGAAGTCCTGCCGAGTTTTTAACTATTGCTGCTTGCTAAATTTTTCAACAGGTAACAGTAGCCCTTGCATGCTTGGTGAATAGGTTATCAAAGTCTACGCTTCAGATCAGTGAGCCCCCAACAAAAAAATAAACTGCCCCCCAAAAGTTTTGTGTCGAACTTTTGGGGGCAGTTCAGCTAATATAACACACAATGTCTTTTCCTTATGTTGAATCTACGTTTTCTTAGATCGAATTGATCTTGAACTATGCTTCGGTGCCCCTCAATGGTCTCGTCTATGGAGCTTTAGCTCTCCTAGTTTGACCATGCGATACGATTTCTCATCTTTCTTCTGCTTTATTCGAATCTTGGTTTGCTGCAGCAAGACCTGTAATGAAGTCGTTGGAGGGTCGGAAACGAGTCTTACGATCTTTGAAAACGAATCATGGTAGTGTCCGAAAAAGTGTGTAAGAGTAGTTGTTTTCCTTTTTTACCACAGGGGCATGCCCCTGTGGTAAAAACTTTGTGGTTTTGTTGTTATTATCCATTTATTTAATCTTCCACTCTTGAAAGTAGGGCAACCTCCTAGCATAAGTTCTCTCAGTCATCTCTCGGGCAACAGATCCTAAGAGGAATACGACGGCATCAGCCGAGGGGAGAGCCCCACGCATACGTAACGTGCGCTTATAGTTGCGATTGAGACGCTCCACCCAATTCGTTGAGTAAATCATACGACGAACCTCCTCCGGGTACCTCAGATAGGTGAAGTAGCCTATATTGCGAGGGGAAGACAGAGAGAGTAAACTTCTGTAATTCTTGCCCCAACGCTCTGCAAATGTACATAATTTCTCAAATGCCTTGATGGGAGTAAGTCCTGTATCCAGAATAGGGAATAAGTCATCCAACTCCTGCTTCATCTGAGCTTTATCCCTCTTTGACACGGCGTTAAGTGCTTGTCGTTTGAAATGAACAACACATAACTGATGAGCTGCCTGAGGGAAAGCCGAGCAAATAGCGCGTTCAATACCCTGTAAGGCATCTGAGATAATCAGGTCTATGTGTTCTACGCCCCGAGTTTTGAGAGCTTTCAACTCCACTTCCCAATTCAATGCTCCCTCTGTGGGATGATTCACCACACAAAGCACCTCGCGGCTACCATCAGGAAGCAAGCCCAGCATCGTGTAGTAGGCCTCCTTAGAGACACTATCCTCTCGCCGAGTAAAGGCAAACGTCGCATCAATGTATACTGCCAAATAGTGGGGCGACAATTTGCGTTCTAACCACTCGTATATCTCTGCTTTACTCGTGTTGGAGAGGAAGCTGACTTGCTGTTTACTATAGTGATGACCATAGAGGCGTTCGCACACCGTGCCAATATCTTCGCACGAAAGTCCTCGGGTATAAAGTTCATGGAAGAGGAGGGCGCGTTCGCTTTCCTGATGGGAGAGGATGCCCAAAATCAGGGGCTGAAAATTCCCTGAACGAGTACGTGGAATGCGAAGCTCAAAGCTACAGCCATAGCCCCGCCATCGACGGGGACGGAAACCATTGCACTGTTCACCTT
This is a stretch of genomic DNA from Porphyromonas cangingivalis. It encodes these proteins:
- a CDS encoding BACON domain-containing protein — translated: MKTSVFFSGILSLLLLISSCQKDSIDTSSWLKIDADEVIQLESGTSERIIAVNSSQGQWAATSNADWLEAKHAGDYLVINAKSNETLNVRKAQILVVSSGIKRTLQIEQAGYPTLVVETDPAVVAFGEEEGQMRLIIKSNATDWVVQQPSEEWIKVVARPRVAELVVKVKANETTNARTADIIVSAGGQNTTIKVKQDGQLNFYLPFSDWGMSFDNIQKRELARKSKLAGTPNPDVGDRGYTFLSVSKSFQFITYEFENYGTDKLQATTLIGDRNIPYTNEYHDFLVSQGFERITPMDGRTKGILVYIHKEKKIDMSIYAIHDKDLQKDVSVIFCRPIVEQPAPMPTLTDLETGILRFGEATVQDVEAWENAHGGKYDEEFSKLYRLPLFFVDDPFYARGYFFDNISKSPDPEKLVVSGYLYFYTDYKLGVYRHGGMEYLTNEFKDLLKREGFEFMYFYPNNRGYYFKNTNKEVIIIVRTIVMGARRLMRINYIPMPKTTNASLRSAVPSESENNNKISTNITNVEL
- a CDS encoding IS256 family transposase, producing MELTSSQKSAFISEMLSSESGINELIRVLLNTFSKQERSLFVQEHKGEQCNGFRPRRWRGYGCSFELRIPRTRSGNFQPLILGILSHQESERALLFHELYTRGLSCEDIGTVCERLYGHHYSKQQVSFLSNTSKAEIYEWLERKLSPHYLAVYIDATFAFTRREDSVSKEAYYTMLGLLPDGSREVLCVVNHPTEGALNWEVELKALKTRGVEHIDLIISDALQGIERAICSAFPQAAHQLCVVHFKRQALNAVSKRDKAQMKQELDDLFPILDTGLTPIKAFEKLCTFAERWGKNYRSLLSLSSPRNIGYFTYLRYPEEVRRMIYSTNWVERLNRNYKRTLRMRGALPSADAVVFLLGSVAREMTERTYARRLPYFQEWKIK